DNA from Microbacterium foliorum:
GCTTCGTCGGAGCCGTCACCGAGGATCTCGACTCGCTCGTGTCGCCCGAGGGCATCGCAGGGCTCGAGGTGCGCAGCATCGCCGACTCGGTGAATGCGGTGGCCGACGACCTGCGCGACGGCGACGACTCCAACGGCGAGGCGGATGTCGTCATCCTGCTCGTGCACGAGGGCGCCGAGAGCACCGAGCTGTCGGCGATCACCCCGACCTCGCCGCTGGGCGAGATCGTGTACGGGGTCGACGACGATGTGGACGCGATCGTCTCGGCGCACACCCACCTCGCGTACAACCACGTCATCGACGGTCGCCCCGTCGTGTCGGCGGGGCAGTACGGCGAGAACCTGGGTCTGATGAACCTCCAGGTCGACCCGAAGACGAAGGAGCTGCTCTCGATCACCAACGAGATCAAGCCGCTCACCTCGGCCGGCCAGCCGCTGTACCCGGCTGTTCCGGAGGTGGCCGACATCGTCGCCAAGGCGAAGGCCGAGGCCGATGTTCTCGGAGCGGTGAAGGTCGGAGACATCACGGCCGACTTCAACCGCGCCCGTCAGTCGAACGGCTCCGAGAACCGCGGTGGAGAGTCCACCATCGGGAACTTCGTCGCCGACGTGCAGAAGTGGTCGACCGGGGCCGACATCGCTCTGATGAACCCGGGTGGAATCCGCGCCAACCTCACGTACGCGTCGTCGAACGCGAACGACCCGGCGGGCAACGTCACCTATCGCGAGGCGGCGACGGTGCAGCCGTTCGCCAACACGCTGGTCACGCTGGCGCTCACCGGAGCGCAGCTGAAGGGCGTGCTCGAGGAGCAGTGGCAGCCGGCGGGATCGGCTCGTCCGTTCCTCAAGCTGGGGGTGTCCGAGGGGCTGGTCTACACGTACGACCCCGCGGCCGCTCAGGGCTCGCGCATCACGTCGATCACTCTCGACGGCACCGCGATCGACCCGACCGCGAACTACACGGTGGCCGCCAACTCGTTCCTCGCGGCGGGTGGCGACAACTTCGGCACCTTCAAGTCCGGAGCGGGCAAGCGCGACACCGGCAAGATCGACCTGCAGTCCATGGTCGACTGGTTCGATGCGAACAAGACCGCGACTCCCGATCTCGCGCAGCGAGCGGTGGGCGTCTCGGTCAGTGCTCCGGATGCCGACGGCTACCGCGCCGGCGACCAGGTGACCGTCGCTCTCTCGTCGCTGGCCTTCAGCGCGGGTGAGCAGGCGCCGGGAGAGGTGACGCTGTCTCTCGGAGAGGCGCAGCTCGCCTCGGGTGCCGTCGATCCGACGATCGTCGACACCACCGATGAGGCGGGGCGTGCGTCGCTGACCTTCGCGGTCCCCTCGGGGATCTACGGGGCACAGCAGCTCACGGTCTCCGTGGCCGGCACGGGCACGACCGTGCAGGTGCCGTTCACGATCGCCGGCGAGGAGGAGCCCGAGCAGTTCGCGGGCACCATCGAGCTCGGGTCCTCGAAGGTGGCGGCGGGCAAGAAGCTGCAGATCAACGGAGAAGGCTATGTGGCGGGTGAGACCGTGACCATCGAGCTCCAGCCCAAGAAGGGCAAGCCGGTCGAGGTCGGCACCGTCCAGGTGGGCGTCGACGGCACGTTCAGCACCTCGGTGACCGTGCCGAAGAGCGCGCCGTCCGGCAAGTACACCGTTTCGGTGGCGCAGGCGGACGGCGATGCGGCGACCGCCACGGTCACCGTGAACCGTCCAGGCGGCATCATCGGCGCGATCCTGGACTGGCTCTGGGACCTGCTCACACGGTGGTTCTGACGCTGAACGCACGGTGACACAGGCGAAGGCCGCCGGGAGCGATCCCGGCGGCCTTCGTCGTGCCCGGCGGCCTTCTTCGTGCCCGGCGGCCCAGCGGCTCAGCCGCTGATGACCTCGACCTCCGCCTGTGCGAGCGCAGCGGCGAAGTCGGACGTCGGCGCGGTGTCCGTCACGAGGTAGTCGACGCGGTCGAGCGTCGTCACCTGTGCGAAGAGCCGGCGACCGAACTTCGACGAGTCGGCGAGGATCGCCGTGCGCTCCGCCCGCTGGATCATCTCGGCCATCATGTTCGCGTCGCCCATGTTCGACGTCGAGAACCCGGCCTCGTCGATCGCGCCCACCGCGATGAGTGCGAGATCGCACCGGATGTCGACCTCGGGCCCTCCCGGCGTCATGGTGAACGTCACCGGTCCCGTCGTCGCCTGGGTGATCGCCCGCACGGCCCCGCCGAACACGTACAGGTCGCGGAATGCGGAGGGCGGGATCTCCGCGGGGATGCGGAGATTGTTCGTGGCGATCGTGAGGTCGCGGTGCGAGCGCAGCGCGCGGGCGAGGGCGAGAGTGGTCGTGCCGGCGTTGATCATCACGACCGCACCGTCGTCGATCAGGCCGGCGGCGAGGCGCGCGATCTTCTCCTTCTCCTCGGTCTGCATCCGCAGACGCACGTCGAGCGCGCGATCCTTGAGCTGGCCTTCCGCGCTCATCGCGCCGCCGTGGGTGCGGATCACGACGCCTTCGCGGTCGAGCTGATCGAGGTCGCGCCTGATGGTGTCGATCGAGACGTTGAAGTGCTCGGCGAGCCCGCCGACGGTGACTTCGCCCACCTGCTCGACGTAGGCGGCGAGATCTGCCTTGCGGCCGGCGGGGAGTCGGCGCTTCGGCGTCGATGCGGTTGCTTCCATGCACACATCTGTAGCACATCGCCGCACGGAACGCCGCAGATCAACGCAGAAAGCTGCAATCGTCGACGTACAGTAATGGGGGCCCGAGAGTGACCACGACGGGGCTACAGTCGAGGAAATCTGTAGTTACAACTCGGATATCCGCAGGAAAACTCTTGACTATCTTGCAAATGTCGGCATAACATGGCTCAAAACCGCACGAACAAGCATCGAAGCGCGTGTGCGGCACGATCTCGAAGAGGAGAAGTGATGATCACAGTGGGGCGAGGGCGACGCATTCTGAAGCTCGCCGGCGCAGCGACGGCAGCCGTGACGGTTCTGGCCGTGGCAGGGTGCGCGGCGGGCGACAGCGGAACCGGCGCGAGCGACGGCGACGTGACGATCGAGTTCGCGCAGTGGTGGGAGCCCGAGCTCCCCGACGGCGAGTTCCAGGGGCTCATCGACGAGTTCGAGGACGCGAACCCGGGGATCACGGTCAAGCTCGTGAGCGGTCCGTACGCCTCGACCAAGGAGCAGCTGTTCGCCGGCGCCGCCTCGGGCACGATGCCCGACGTCGTCGGACTCGACGGCGCGTGGGTGAACGACTTCGCCTCGCAGGGGGTGATCGCCGATCTCAGCGCACTGATGAAGGAGAACGACTACGACGACAGCGAGCTGGCGAGCCAGATCCAGGTCGACGGCAGCACCTACATGATCCCGGTCGTCAACTTCGTGTACCCGATGTTCACGAACGACACGCTGCTGGCCGAGGCCGGCGTCACCGCGCCCCCGACGACCCGCACGGAGTTCGCGGATGCCGCGGCGAAGGTCTCCGCTCTGGGCGACGACGCCTCCGGCTGGGTTCTTCCGCTGTCGCTCGAGGCGCCCAACGGCGTGCAGAACGACGTCATGTCGTGGGTGTGGGCATCCGGTGGTTCGATGCTCAAGGACGGTCAGCCCGACCTGACGAACGCCGATGTCACCTCGGCCGTCGACTTCATCGGCGACATGTGGGACGCGGGATCGATCGCCTCGGGCTCCTTCACGATGAAGGAGCAGGACAAGGTCGAGGAGTTCACCAACGGCCGCGTCGGCATGATGATCGACTCCCTCGCGCACATCAACCTCATCCGCGAGACCAACCCGGATCTGAAGTTCTCGATCTCCGCCCTCCCGGCGGAGGACGGCTACGACGGCGAACGAGGCATCCCCTACGCATCCTGGGGCATCGGCGTCGCCGAGAACTCCGAGCACAAGGACGCCGCGTTCAAGCTCGTGTCGTTCCTGATGAGCGAGAAGACCAACTCCGAGCTCTCGACGATGGCGAAGGCGTTCCCCGGCAACTCGAAGTCGGTGCCGGATTTCGTGAACGACGACGAGCTGTTCAAGACGGCCTTCGACATCTACCAGGCGGGCTACCCCGCCAACGAGTTCACCGGACTCCCGGTCGCCGAAGAGCTGATGCGTCAGCTCGGGGAGCAGCTGCAGTCGGCCTTCGACGGCCAGCAGTCGATCGACGACGCGCTCGACAAGGCGCAGGAGTCCTGGAAAGCGGAGTTCTGAGTCTTCCGCTTCCCGTCTGAACGGGGTGCCGCATCGTCCCCGATGCGATGCGGCACCCGACCAATCAAGGAGCCACGCGTCCCATGAGTCTGAGAACGTCCGACGACACCGAGGTGATCGTCACCGGGGTCCCGCTGTCGCGCCGCCGGCGCCAGCTGCGCAAGACCACCGAGTCGTACGCCTTCCTCTCGCCCACGATCATCCTGCTGTTCGTGCTGATGATCGTTCCGATCGTCATGGTGATCGGGTACTCCTTCCAGGACAACGTGATCCTGAACAAGTCCCCCGAGTTCGTCGGCATCGCGAACTATGTCGAGATCCTGTCCGACCCGCGCTTCTGGAAGGCCACGGGCAACACGATCCTCTTCACGGTGACGAGCGTGGTCGCGCACCTCGTCCTCGGACTCACCTTCGCGATGATGCTGAACAGCCCGCTGCTCGGCCGCTTCTCGAGGTCGTTCTTCCGGGCCCTCTACATCCTGCCGTGGCTGTTCACGGTCGCCGTGATCGCCGTGCTCTGGCGGATGCTGCTCGCCCCCAACGGCGTGGTCAACTTCCTCCTCAACACGGACATCGAGTGGCTCGCCTCACCGCAGCTCGCGCTGGGCACCATCATCTTCATCAACATCTGGGCCGGCTACCCGTTCTTCATGGTGAGCCTTCTCGCCGGTCTCCAGGGCATCCCGAACGAGCTCAACGAGGCGGCGACCGTCGACGGCGCCGGCGCCGTGCAGAGGTTCTGGAACGTCACCATCCCGCAGCTGCGCCCCATCATCGTCAGCCTCGTGCTGCTCGATCTGATCTGGACCTCCCAGCAGTTCGCGCTCATCTGGATGACGACCGGTGGCGGCCCCATCGACGTCACCGAGGTGCTCAGCACCTTCACCTACAAGCTGGCCTTCGCCAAGTACGACTTCTCGCTCGCCGCCACGTCGGCCGTGCTCGTCCTGCTCATGTCGATGGTCCTCGCCGTCTTCTACGTCCGTCACCAGAAAGCGAGGGACTGATCGTGGCTCTCACCATCGTTGCCCAGCGCCGCGTCGCGAAGACCGGCGTGACGATCGGACTGATCCTCGGGGCGGTCTTCGCCGCCGGCCCCGTGCTGTGGATGCTGTCGAGCTCGTTCAAGTCGAACACGCAGATCTTCGAGCTGCCGCCGCGACTGATCACCGACACGTTCTCGTTCGACGCCTACGTCGCGATCTTCACCAACCCCGAGACGATGCGATTCTTCCTGAACAGCTACATCGTCGCCGGCGCGGTCACCATCCTCACCCTCCTCGTGGCGATCCAGGCGGCGTACGCGTTCAGCCGCTTCGACTTCCGCGGCAAGCGCATCCTGAACGTGGTGATCGTGAGCGTGCAGGCCGTGCCGCCCATCACCCTGCTCATCCCGTACTTCGGACTCATGGTGGCCCTCGGGCTCTACAACTCGTACCTCGGGCTGATCCTCACGTACATGGTGTTCACGCTGCCCTACGCGATCATCATGATGACCGGGTACTTCAACACGCTGCCCAAGGAGCTCGACGAGGCCGTGCGGGTCGACGGTGCGGGGTCGATGACCGCGCTGTGGCGCATCCTGGTGCCGATCTCGATCCCCGGCATCGTCTCGGTCGGCATCTACACGTTCATGATCGCGTGGAACGAGTACCTGTTCGCGCTGACGCTGACGCGCACGATCGACATGCGCACGGTGCCCATCGGCATCCAGCTGCTCATGGGGCAGCACTCGTACGAGTGGAACCAGATCATGGCCATGAGCGTGCTCGGGTCGATCCCGGTGCTCGTGCTCTTCCTCTTCTTCCAGCGCTACTTCATCGGCGGCCTCACGGCCGGTTCCGTGAAGAGCTGATCCGTCCGACCTCGACTTCACCCCCACGAAACAGGAGAAACACGTGCTCTACACCGGCAAATCCATCCTCGACGTCGCCAACGAACACAACTTCGCGATCCCCGCGTTCAACATCAGCGACTGGGCGATGTTCACCGGCATCATCGACATCAGCGAGGAGCTGGATGCCCCCGTGATCATCGCCATCCACCCCGACGAGGTGTCGCACGTCACGACGGATCTGATCGCCGCCATGCACTCGCGCGCGCACCGGGCGAGCGTCCCCGTGGCGATCCACTGGGACCACGGCGGCACGTACGAGCAGATGATCACCGCCATCAAGTCCGGCTTCACCTCGGTCATGATCGATGCCTCTCTGCTGCCGTTCGAGGAGAACGTCGCACTGACGCGCAAGGTCGTCGAGGCGGCGCACGCCGTGGGCATCCAGGTGGAGGGCGAGCTCGGCACCATCGGCGCGAACGACAGCTACGGCGAGTCGGGAGCGGCCGAGATCATCTACACGAACCCGGACGACGCGGTGCGCTTCGTGCAGGAGACGGGCGTCGACAGCCTGGCGATCGCGATCGGCACCTCGCACGGGCTGTACCCGAGTGACAAGAACCCCGAGCTGCGCCACGACCTCCTCGAGCAGATCAAGGCGGCCGTCGGCATCCCCCTCGTGCTGCACGGCGGGTCGTCGAACCCCGATGCAGAGCTCAAGCGCGCGGTCGAGCTGGGTGTGAACAAGATCAACATCTCGAGCGACATCAAGGTCTCGTACCACAACCGCATGCGCGAGATCCTCGGCACCGATGAGCGTCTGCGCGAGCCGAACGCGATCCAGCCCGAACCGATCGCCGCCATGAAGGCGACCGCGGCGGAGAAGATCAGACTGTTCGGCGCAGACGGCAAAGCCGAGCTGTACTGACCAGGGCCACGAGGAGGACGATCGTCGGATGATCGGTGAAGCGGGCGTGGCAGCACGCGACAGGCAGCTCGTGCTCGGACTCGGCGGAACGGTCGACTTCGAGCTCCGGTGGGATTCCGCCGTGGTCGAGCGACTCGCGCGCGAGCTGCGCGTGCGTCGACACGAGCTGACGCCCTCGGCGCCGATCACCGACGAGCGCTCCCTTCTGGTGACCATCCTCGCCTTCGTGGCGGCCGGCACGGGCGCGGAGCGGTTCGTCGCCTCGTCCGAGATCCTGGAGCGGTTCGCGGGGCACTTCGCCTACGACGTGACCCTCGGCGGCACGGGGGTGCGGGCGGGGCTGGTGCTCGACAGTCTCGGCATCCCCAGCGTCCAGCATCTGGTGAGCATCGACGACAACGTGCGACGGCTGCTGCCGTCCACCATCACCGTGCTGTCCTCCGCCACGCACGACACGCTCGACCCCCACCTGATCGTGCAGTATCCGGTGGGGGCGACCGTGCGCCTCGTCGACGGAGACATCGTCTCGCCTGCAGCCAATCGGCTGATCTTCGCGAACGATCCGCCGAACCGCGAGATGGTGATCGCGGAAGGCCTTGCGGATGCGCTCGCCACGGCATCCGCGTTCCTGATCTCCGGGTTCAACACGATGCAGGACCATTCCCTGCTCGAGGCGCGTCTCGACGACATCGCTCGCGCGCTGCCTCGACTCCCCGCGGACGCGCTGGTCTACTACGAGGACGCGGGCTTCTACACGCGCGCGTTCGCCGAGACCGTGCGCGGGCGGCTGCTGCCGAGCATCCACGTGTACGGGATGAACGAGGACGAGCTGCAGGAATACGTCGGGCATCCGGTGAACCTGCTCGATGCGGCCGACGTCACGCGCGCGCTGGAGGAGGTGCAGCGGATCATCCCGGTCCCGGCGCTCGTCGTGCACACCCGGTACTGGGCGATCGCCGTCGGCCCGCAGTCCGCACGTCATCGAGAGGCGCTCGAGAGCGCCGTCCGCGTCGCCGCCACGCGCTACCGCGTCGGCGACGGCTTCACGCCGGAGGAAGCAGCGGCGACGGCGTCGATGCCGCAGCATTCCGGCGGCGCGCAACTGGTCGCAGAGGTCGAGAAGAGCATCACGGATGCCGTCGGCGTGCCCGCCTTCTCGCTCGACGTCGCGCATCCCACGACGATCGGCCTCGGCGACAGCTTCGTCGGGGGATTCCTCGCCGTGCACGCCGTCGAGGGAGCGCGCCGGTGAACCCGATACTGCTGCCCTCCAACCGTCCGCCCGAGCGCTTCTACCGCGGCGGGGCGCGGATCGACGCCTTCCGCCGCGAGCACGGAGCCGCCGAGCGGGTCCCGGAGGACTGGGTGGGATCGACCACCACCATCCGCGGGGAGGAGACGCTCGGACTCACGACGCTCCCGGACGGACGTGTGCTGCGCGACGCCGTGGAGGCGGATCCGGTCGGGTGGCTGGGCGCCGCGCACGTCGAGCGGTGGGGCGCCGACACCCGGCTGCTGGTGAAGATCCTCGATGCCGGTCAGCGCTTGCCCGTGCATGCGCATCCGCATGACGACTTCGCCGCGAGCCACCTGGGTCGCGCGCACGGCAAGGCCGAGGCGTGGTACATCCTCGAGGGCGGCACCGTGCACGTCGGTCTGCGTGAGGACGTCGACCTGACCCGCCTCTCGACGCTGGTGTCGGGGCAGGACGTCGAGGTGCTGCTCGGTCTGCTGCACGCGATCGACGTGGCGCCGGGCGATGTCGTCTGGGTGCCTCCCGGCGAGCTCCACGCGATCGGCGCCGGAGTGCTGCTCCTCGAACTCCAGCAGCCCGAGGACCTGTCGATCCTGCTCGAGTGGCACGGCTTCGCGATCGACGGACCGGCTCTCGGCCATCTCGGGCTGGGCTTCGATCTCGCCCTCACCGCCGTGAACACCCGGGCGCGCAGTCTCGAGGGCATGCGCGATCTCGTGCGGTCCGCGCCGGCGAGCGGGTCCGTGTTCCCGCACGACGCGGATCCGTACTTCCGACTCGAACGGATGCGGGTCGACGGGGCCGCGGTGGTGGACCGGGGGTTCTCGATCGTGGTCGTCACGGACGGGGCACTCGAGATCGGTGTCGCGGGGGCGGCGGGGGAGCGGCTCCGCTCCGGCAGCACTCTCCTCGTCCCCTGGAGTGCGGGAGACCTCGACGTCGCCGGCGTCGGCGAGCTGCTGATCGCCCGACCCCCGGCCGCGTAGTGAGGGGCGTCATACCCAGTCGGCGCAGGACACCTCGGGATACTCCAGGATTCGCCGGTCTGCGGTGACGAGGATCAGCCCGTCGAGCTGCGCCTGAGCGACGAGCATCCGATCGAAGGGATCTCGGTGCTCCCAGGCGAGTTCGCCGGCGAGTCGCATGTGCGCGGAGGTGAGGGGGAGTTCCGTCGCGAACATCAGGTCCATCAGGGTCTGCCATCGGGTGAGCACTCTCCCGCCGTGCGGCAATCGCCCGAGGCGGGTCTTCTGCGCGATCTCGAAGGAGCTGGCCGCGGAGACCACGACGGAGTCGGCCGCGGCGAGGTCGTCACGAACGGCACGGGGCACCCGCTCCGGATCCGTCGCCAACCACAGCACGACGTGCGTGTCGAGAAGGAACGCGCTCACCGCGGTGCCGAGGTCAGAGGGTCGTCGCCGTGGCCGACCTCCCAGTCCGCCAGTTCGCTGTGCGGTGCATCGTCGAACAGCGCCTCGCCGGAGATCGGCGGGATCTCGGGGAGCAGAGCCGTCTCGAAGGTGCGGCGCCGCGGAGTGGCCGCACTGATCCGGGCGATCGGCGCTCCTGCGCGCGCGATCACGATCTCCTCTCCGGACTCCACCCGCCTCAGCAGCTCCGAGAGGCGCGTCTTGGCGTCCTGCACGTTCACGATCGTCGTCATTCGCCAAGGATACGCCTGGTCTGGTCAAGGTGACCAGACCAGGCCGACTCTCTCGTTCATCCGGAATTCCACGCCGACTAGACTGAGGGCATGCCCGAACCGAAAGTCGCCAGCTTTCCGGCGATCCGCGGTGCGCTGAAGTTCTACCAGATCGCGTCGATCATCACCGGAGTCATGCTGCTCCTGCTGCTGACCGAGATGGTGCTGAAGTACACGCCGATCCACCTCGAACTCTTCCTCGGGGGCTCCGGAGGACCGCTCTGGTTCGCGGGCGTCCTCGCGGGGCCGGACTGCCAGTGGTGGTCGCTGTTCGCTCCGATGACCAATTCCTGCGAGATGACCTCGCTGGGTGACGGGTTCAACCTGTCGCTGTTCATCCTCGTCGCGCACGGCTGGTTCTACGTGGTGTACCTCTTCGCGTGCTTCCGCATGTGGAGCCTGATGCGCTGGCCGTTCCCCCGCTTCATCCTCCTGGCCCTCGGTGGTGTGATCCCGCTGCTCTCCTTCTTCATGGAGAACGTGGTCGCCCGCGAGGTCAAGACCTATCTCTCCACTCGAGAGGCCGCACAGGCCCCCGCCCCGGAAGGTGTCCGTTGACCGAGCAGTCAGAGACCCAGCAGCGCCCCACGCTCGTCGTCGATTTCGGCGCGCAGTATGCGCAGCTGATCGCCCGCCGAGTGCGTGAAGCCGGCGTGTACAGCGAGATCGTGCCGCACACGGCCACCGCCGAGGAGATCGCGGCGAAGAACCCGGTCGCGATCATCCTCTCCGGCGGGCCGTCGTCGGTGTACGAGGAGGGGGCTCCGCGCCTCGATCCCGCGGTGTTCGAGCTCGGGGTTCCGACGCTCGGCATCTGCTACGGCTTCCAGTACATGGCGCAGACCCTCGGCGGCGAGGTGGCGAACACCGGCCTGCGCGAGTACGGCGCGACCGATGCGGTCATCACGGGCGACGGCGGCACGCTGCTCGGCGGCCAGCCTGCAGAGCAGAACGTGTGGATGAGCCACGGCGACCAGGTCGCGAAGGCTCCCGAGGGCTTCGAGGTGCTCGCGACCACCGAGGCGACCAAGGTCGCCGCCTTCGCGGATCCGGCGCGCGGGTTCTACGGCGTGCAGTGGCACCCCGAGGTGAAGCACTCCGACCACGGCCAGCAGGTCATCGAGAACTTCCTGCACCGCGGTGCGGGTCTCGCCTCCGACTGGAATCCCGACAACGTGATCGCCGAGCAGGTCGCACGCATCCGCGAGCAGGTGGGCGACGCCCGCGTGATCTCCGCGCTCTCGGGCGGCGTCGACTCCGCCGTCTCGACCGCGCTCGTGCACAAGGCCATCGGCGATCAGCTCACGGCGGTGTTCGTCGACCACGGCCTGCTGCGCAAGGGCGAGCGCGAGCAGGTCGAGAAGGACTACGTCGAATCGACCGGCGTCCGCCTCATCACGGTCGACGCGGCCGAGACGTTCCTGGGGCACCTCGCCGGGGTCACCGACCCCGAGGAGAAGCGCAAGATCATCGGTCGCGAGTTCATCCGCGCGTTCGAGAAGGTGCAGCTCGACCTCGTCGCCGAGGCCAAGGCCGCGGGCGGCGCACCGGTCAAGTTCCTCGTGCAGGGCACGCTCTACCCCGACGTCGTCGAGTCCGGCGGCGGAGCGGGTACCGCCAACATCAAGTCGCACCACAACGTGGGCGGACTGCCCGACGACCTCGACTTCGAGCTGATCGAGCCGCTGCGGGCGCTCTTCAAGGACGAGGTCCGTGCGATCGGCCGTGAGCTCGGCATCCCCGAGGCGATCGTCGGACGCCAGCCGTTCCCCGGGCCCGGTCTCGGCATCCGGATCATCGGCGAGGTCACGCAGGATCGCCTCGAGATCCTGCGTGAAGCCGATGCGATCGCGCGGGAGGAGCTCACCAAGGCGGGACTCGACCAGGACATCTGGCAGTGCCCGGTGGTGCTGCTCGCCGACGTGCGCTCCGTGGGCGTGCAGGGCGACGGACGCACGTACGGGCACCCCATCGTGCTGCGCCCGGTCTCGAGCGAAGACGCCATGACCGCCGACTGGACGCGCCTGCCGTATGACGTGCTGTCGAAGATCTCGAGCCGCATCACCAACGGCGTCCGTGACGTCAACCGCGTGGTGCTCGATGTCACATCGAAGCCGCCGGGAACCATCGAGTGGGAGTGATCTCTCGCGGATGACGCCGAACGGGCACGGACCAGCACGGTCCGTGCCCGTTCGCGTCTCATCCGGCAGGATGAGCGTATGACCACGGCGCGGACGAAGATCACGGTTATCGGTGCAGGGAGCGTAGGGGTGAGCGTGGCGTATGCGGCGCTGATCCGGGGGAGTGCGGCCGAGGTCGCGCTCTACGACATCGCGACCGACAAGGTGGATGCCGAGGTGCTCGATCTCGCGCACGGCACCCAGTTCACCTCTGCCTCGGTCAGCGGTGGTTCCGATCTCTCGGTCGTCGACGGCAGCGATGTGATCGTGGTGACCGCCGGGGCGAAGCAGCAGCCGGGGCAGACTCGCATGGAGCTCTCCGGCATCAATGCGCGGCTGCTCGAGACGCTCATGCCGCAGCTCGTCGAGCGTGCGCCCCAGGCAGTGTTCCTCGTCGTGACGAATCCGGCCGATGTCATGACCGTGGTCGCCCAGCGCGTCTCCGGGCTGCCTCCCCACCGGGTGCTCGGATCCGGCACCGTCCTCGAC
Protein-coding regions in this window:
- a CDS encoding ketose-bisphosphate aldolase; its protein translation is MLYTGKSILDVANEHNFAIPAFNISDWAMFTGIIDISEELDAPVIIAIHPDEVSHVTTDLIAAMHSRAHRASVPVAIHWDHGGTYEQMITAIKSGFTSVMIDASLLPFEENVALTRKVVEAAHAVGIQVEGELGTIGANDSYGESGAAEIIYTNPDDAVRFVQETGVDSLAIAIGTSHGLYPSDKNPELRHDLLEQIKAAVGIPLVLHGGSSNPDAELKRAVELGVNKINISSDIKVSYHNRMREILGTDERLREPNAIQPEPIAAMKATAAEKIRLFGADGKAELY
- a CDS encoding carbohydrate ABC transporter permease gives rise to the protein MSLRTSDDTEVIVTGVPLSRRRRQLRKTTESYAFLSPTIILLFVLMIVPIVMVIGYSFQDNVILNKSPEFVGIANYVEILSDPRFWKATGNTILFTVTSVVAHLVLGLTFAMMLNSPLLGRFSRSFFRALYILPWLFTVAVIAVLWRMLLAPNGVVNFLLNTDIEWLASPQLALGTIIFINIWAGYPFFMVSLLAGLQGIPNELNEAATVDGAGAVQRFWNVTIPQLRPIIVSLVLLDLIWTSQQFALIWMTTGGGPIDVTEVLSTFTYKLAFAKYDFSLAATSAVLVLLMSMVLAVFYVRHQKARD
- a CDS encoding type II toxin-antitoxin system Phd/YefM family antitoxin, with product MTTIVNVQDAKTRLSELLRRVESGEEIVIARAGAPIARISAATPRRRTFETALLPEIPPISGEALFDDAPHSELADWEVGHGDDPLTSAPR
- a CDS encoding ADP-dependent glucokinase/phosphofructokinase, producing the protein MIGEAGVAARDRQLVLGLGGTVDFELRWDSAVVERLARELRVRRHELTPSAPITDERSLLVTILAFVAAGTGAERFVASSEILERFAGHFAYDVTLGGTGVRAGLVLDSLGIPSVQHLVSIDDNVRRLLPSTITVLSSATHDTLDPHLIVQYPVGATVRLVDGDIVSPAANRLIFANDPPNREMVIAEGLADALATASAFLISGFNTMQDHSLLEARLDDIARALPRLPADALVYYEDAGFYTRAFAETVRGRLLPSIHVYGMNEDELQEYVGHPVNLLDAADVTRALEEVQRIIPVPALVVHTRYWAIAVGPQSARHREALESAVRVAATRYRVGDGFTPEEAAATASMPQHSGGAQLVAEVEKSITDAVGVPAFSLDVAHPTTIGLGDSFVGGFLAVHAVEGARR
- a CDS encoding carbohydrate ABC transporter permease → MALTIVAQRRVAKTGVTIGLILGAVFAAGPVLWMLSSSFKSNTQIFELPPRLITDTFSFDAYVAIFTNPETMRFFLNSYIVAGAVTILTLLVAIQAAYAFSRFDFRGKRILNVVIVSVQAVPPITLLIPYFGLMVALGLYNSYLGLILTYMVFTLPYAIIMMTGYFNTLPKELDEAVRVDGAGSMTALWRILVPISIPGIVSVGIYTFMIAWNEYLFALTLTRTIDMRTVPIGIQLLMGQHSYEWNQIMAMSVLGSIPVLVLFLFFQRYFIGGLTAGSVKS
- a CDS encoding type II toxin-antitoxin system VapC family toxin → MSAFLLDTHVVLWLATDPERVPRAVRDDLAAADSVVVSAASSFEIAQKTRLGRLPHGGRVLTRWQTLMDLMFATELPLTSAHMRLAGELAWEHRDPFDRMLVAQAQLDGLILVTADRRILEYPEVSCADWV
- a CDS encoding ABC transporter substrate-binding protein, which translates into the protein MITVGRGRRILKLAGAATAAVTVLAVAGCAAGDSGTGASDGDVTIEFAQWWEPELPDGEFQGLIDEFEDANPGITVKLVSGPYASTKEQLFAGAASGTMPDVVGLDGAWVNDFASQGVIADLSALMKENDYDDSELASQIQVDGSTYMIPVVNFVYPMFTNDTLLAEAGVTAPPTTRTEFADAAAKVSALGDDASGWVLPLSLEAPNGVQNDVMSWVWASGGSMLKDGQPDLTNADVTSAVDFIGDMWDAGSIASGSFTMKEQDKVEEFTNGRVGMMIDSLAHINLIRETNPDLKFSISALPAEDGYDGERGIPYASWGIGVAENSEHKDAAFKLVSFLMSEKTNSELSTMAKAFPGNSKSVPDFVNDDELFKTAFDIYQAGYPANEFTGLPVAEELMRQLGEQLQSAFDGQQSIDDALDKAQESWKAEF
- a CDS encoding DeoR/GlpR family DNA-binding transcription regulator; the protein is MEATASTPKRRLPAGRKADLAAYVEQVGEVTVGGLAEHFNVSIDTIRRDLDQLDREGVVIRTHGGAMSAEGQLKDRALDVRLRMQTEEKEKIARLAAGLIDDGAVVMINAGTTTLALARALRSHRDLTIATNNLRIPAEIPPSAFRDLYVFGGAVRAITQATTGPVTFTMTPGGPEVDIRCDLALIAVGAIDEAGFSTSNMGDANMMAEMIQRAERTAILADSSKFGRRLFAQVTTLDRVDYLVTDTAPTSDFAAALAQAEVEVISG
- a CDS encoding class I mannose-6-phosphate isomerase, producing MNPILLPSNRPPERFYRGGARIDAFRREHGAAERVPEDWVGSTTTIRGEETLGLTTLPDGRVLRDAVEADPVGWLGAAHVERWGADTRLLVKILDAGQRLPVHAHPHDDFAASHLGRAHGKAEAWYILEGGTVHVGLREDVDLTRLSTLVSGQDVEVLLGLLHAIDVAPGDVVWVPPGELHAIGAGVLLLELQQPEDLSILLEWHGFAIDGPALGHLGLGFDLALTAVNTRARSLEGMRDLVRSAPASGSVFPHDADPYFRLERMRVDGAAVVDRGFSIVVVTDGALEIGVAGAAGERLRSGSTLLVPWSAGDLDVAGVGELLIARPPAA
- a CDS encoding DUF3817 domain-containing protein, giving the protein MPEPKVASFPAIRGALKFYQIASIITGVMLLLLLTEMVLKYTPIHLELFLGGSGGPLWFAGVLAGPDCQWWSLFAPMTNSCEMTSLGDGFNLSLFILVAHGWFYVVYLFACFRMWSLMRWPFPRFILLALGGVIPLLSFFMENVVAREVKTYLSTREAAQAPAPEGVR